Below is a genomic region from Numenius arquata chromosome 8, bNumArq3.hap1.1, whole genome shotgun sequence.
TGAGCTCGCGGCGCAATGAGCCGGCCCCAGGCTGGGGGAACAGGTCCAGGATGCCCGTGATGAAACCCTCCACACCGACAAACTGCAGCAGAGAGGGGTTGGCTCAAGGTTGGCTCAGCAAGGACATGCCACTCcactctgtcccctccctgtccccctgcccgcCACCGCACCTGGCTGTCCAGCCCCAGCACAAGGAGCATGAAGAAGAAGAGCGTGGCCCAGAGCGGGGACAAGGGCATCAGCGTCACGGCTTTGGGGTAGGCGATGAAAGCCAGCCCAGGGCCTGCAGGAGAGCGAGGTCAGTGGTGCCACCCCAGGAGGCGACACAGTGCCAGCGGACACCTGCCACCCAGAACTCACCGGACTCGGCCACCTTGGAGATGTCCACGCCTTGCTCAGAGGCCATGAAGCCCAGCACGGAGAAGACGACAAAGCCGGCAAAGAAGCTGGTGGAGCTGTTGATCACGGCCAGGATGTAGGCATCCCTGTGGGCAGAGCAGGTCAGGGGGTCCCAGGAGGCACTGAGGGGACACCGGAGGACATGCTGGGGGGGACAGCCCGCAGCTGGCACAGTGTTACCTGTAGCAGTTGTTGTGGAAGCGGTTGTAGCTGCCCAGCGCGGTGAGGGCACCCAGCCCGATGGCGTAGGAGAAGAAGATCTGGGTGCCGGCGTCGATCCAGACCTGGGGGACGAGGGAGGGTGTCAGGGGGTGCGGAGGGTGCCAGGGGGGCACCCAGCACTTgtgcccctcctgccctccccatcaCCCTCACCTGTGCCTCGGCCAGCTTGGACCAGTCGGGTTTCAGGTAGTAGACAATGccacccagtgccccaggcagcgtCACCCCATGGACCAGCAGCAGGATGAGGACCACATAGGGGAAGAGTGCCGTGAAGTAGACAATCTGCAGAGGAGTGTGTGCTGGTGAGACCCCCAGGCCAAGGCTCTCTGTCATGTGCCACAGGCCACCCAGCAGGACCAAGGCTCAGGGATGTCCCCAGCGGCTGGAGGCACCTCCCAGACAGATGTGGGAGAGAGCGTCTTGCACCCCGTGGTCTGTGGCACAGaagggcaggagccagcagtgccATGTGCCACAGTCCTGTCCCTGCACGCTGGTATGCCTgacgcgtgtccccccccccagccagcgtCACCTTCCCAGTCGACTTGACGCCCTTCCAGATGCAGAAGTAGACGATGACCCAGGTGGTGACCAAGCAGAGGATCATCTGCCAGTTCATCTCCCCCGGCTCGCTGAGGTCCCCCGAGAGCCGCAGCACCTTGTTCCTGCAGAGTGGGGCCACGCTGAGTGCCGTCGCGACCCCCCCAGTCCCAGGCGAGACCCCACTGGTCCCCACACTCACTCCCAAAACTCGATGACAGGCGAGCGCTTGTTGGCCAGGTCGGTGCAGCTGACGTTGAAGGAGCCAGTGCTGGCGCTGGCGTTGGCAGTGCCATTGAGGCAGAGCCCCAGGTGGAAGAGCTCGGTGCACTGCTCAGTGTTCCAGGAGTGGCCGCAGgtggcccagggcagggtgtCCGTCAGCGAGTGCACCAGGTAGAAGAGCCCCCACACCAGGATCATGATGTAGTAGGAGTTGCAGAAGAAGACGATCACCATGGAAGCCAGGCCCAGACCTGCGGCACAGGGAGATCAGAGCCCACGGGCAACCCACGGGCACCCAGCAGCCCGGTGGGGTGGGAGAGCCGGCAGGCTGGGTGGGATGGGGGTtgctggcagggatggggcaggacatggggtgctggtggggacgCAGGGAGCCAGCAGTCCAGGGTAGGACAAGGGGGAGCCAATGGGGATGCGTGGAGCTGGCTGTCCCGGGCAGGACAGGGGGAGCTGGTGGGGATGGGACAAGGGGAGCTGGCAACCCCAGGGGACGCAGGCAACTGGTGGTGACGGGACAGGGGAAGCTGGCAGCCCCTGCAGGACAGGGTGGGGACAGTTGGCAGCGtggcacaggacaagggggaTCCGGCAGCCCCCGGAGAagctggcagcaggcagggacgCCGGCAGCACGTAGGCAGGCGGGGTTGGGCAGGGCAGCGCAAGGTGCCACGGGGCACGGGTACAGGCAGCTGCCACCCTTGGCCGGGGCGCAGGGTAGGAGTGGGAGGTGGGCAAGGCAGGGTGCAGGGCAGGGTGCACGGTAGCAGGCAGGGCAAGGGCAGGGTGCCGCCAGCcccagcaggctgcaggcagcgggtgccctgggcagggtgctgtCAGCCTGGCACAGGGTGCCAGGGGCCACAGGCAGGGTGCAAGGGGCCACGGGTAGGGTGCAGGGTGCCAGGGGCCACGGGCAGGGTGCGGCATTACCCTTGAAGAGGGGGGCAATGTTCCAGGCGGCGATACCCCCCTGCTTCATGAActgccccagggccacctccaggAAGAAGACGGGAATGCCGCCCACGAAGACGATGAGCAGGTAGGGGATGAGGAAGACGCctggggccggcgggggggggacgacacggggCCGGGTcagccaccgccgccccccccgggcccccccgggcccccccttccctccccgcaccACCCGCCCGGGCGCAGCGAATGGCGAAGGCGCCTCCGCGCCCTCCCCTCTCCGTGCTGCCGATGTAGGTCAGGGCAGGCAGGTGACGGGGGGCTCCCCACGGACCCCCACCCTGGTGCGTGACACTAGACACCCGTGGGGTGGCCCGTGAGCCCCCAAGACGGCCCCTTGCCCCGGGGAGATGCAGGGTGGGCTGGCCCACCATGGAGtgaccccacacacacactgtggGGTGCTCCCACGCACCGTGGGGTgtctcccccccggccccgcgccatGGAGCGTCCCCCCCCGCGCCGTGGGGCATTCCTCCACTCCATGGGGCAGGCGCAGGGCTCACCTCCGCCGTTCTTGTAGCACAGGTAGGGGAAGCGCCAGACGttgcccagccccacggcaaaACCCACGCAGGACATGATGAAATCCATCTGCCGGGTCCATGTCTCCCGCTCGGGGGCGGCCTCTTTCGGGGCGCCGGGGGGTCCCACCAGCGGCGCCGTCACAGCCCGCTCCTCGCCCGCCGCGGGGGGCTCCGAGCCCTCCGCCTCCCCGCGACCCTCTGccgagacgggggggggggggggtccacgCTGCCGTCACGCGTGCCCgtgggggcgcggggcggggggggaggggaaaggcgcGGGGGGATCTGCGGTCCCCCcgcgcctccctcccccccccccccccccgcgcgccCCTCTCCGCGCGTGGAAGCGTGACGTCAGATGTCAGCCCGGCGCGTGACGTCACAATGCAGAGCAGTGACTCaccccgcggcggcgggagggggcgcgccgcggtcgcgcgtggccgtggccgtgcccccccctccccccccccccccacttcccccttCCCAACCTCATCCCTCCCCCAGCGCTCCCCGCTTACCGGAGCCCGCGGGGGCAGCGGCGGCAGTGGCGGCGGCGGCGTCGCGTCGCGGGGCGGCGGGTGGCTGCGGAGCGGCCGTGTCGGCGGGGACGGGGGGCATGTCGCGGGGGTCCGGGGAGCGGGGGCGGGTCGGGGGCGGCTCCGTGGccgtggggagaagggggagctcAGAAGCAATCCACGAAGCACTTGAAGGTGAGTCGGAAGAACCTCATtgagggcggcggggcgcggcggggcgggccgggccgggcgggcggctcAGAGCCGGGCTGCGGGGCCGGCGCCGCGCGGCCGCTCCGGGGCTCTCTGCGCCGCGGcaccgggcggcggcggaggcagcgaccggccgcgccgccccccgAGCCCCATTGGAtgcgccgcccgcccgcggctTGACGGGACTTGCAGTCCCGCCGCACCGGCACCGGGGcgaggcagggacagaggggcagaGGGCGCGTCGCTGGGCACCAAGGGATACAGGCGAACGGGGCGTCACCGGGGGATACCGGGCACTGGGGACACTAGGCGATAGGGCACACTGGGGGTGACGGGGCACTCCGGGCATTAGGGGGCACCGGGGGACACCGAGCATAAAAGCACTGGGACTTGCAATGCTGCCACACCAGCCTGCCCCGGGGGACACCGGGCGATGTGGCATCGGGACTCGCAGTCCTGGCGCACCGACACGAGGGGACACCGGGCGATGGTGCGTACCAGGGGACACCCGGCACTTGTAGTCCCGCTGTATCAGTACCACCGCACACTGAGACACACCGGGCGCTGGGACTTGCCGTCCCGCTGCACTAGCACCGGGGCACACCAGGGGACACCAGGCACTATGGCAGTGGGACAGCACTGGGGGACAGCGGGTGAGAGGGTGTaaccagcagcagagcacaccGAGAAGCACTGGGCACCAGGGGacactgtgtgtccccccactGCTATAGGGTGCACCTGGCAGCAGGGAGTACCAAGAAACACCTGGCACTAAGGGACATCAGGTGATAGCCAGCACCAAGGAACACTAGGGGCACTCTGTGAGCAGCAGAGCCCAGAAGGGACAGGGACCTGGGGGGAGCACTGGGCTGCAAGGAGCACCAGGGGACACGGAGCTGTAGGGTGCATGGGGTACCCCAGCACACTAGGGGACATGG
It encodes:
- the SLC6A8 gene encoding sodium- and chloride-dependent creatine transporter 1 isoform X1 — its product is MPPVPADTAAPQPPAAPRRDAAAATAAAAPAGSEGRGEAEGSEPPAAGEERAVTAPLVGPPGAPKEAAPERETWTRQMDFIMSCVGFAVGLGNVWRFPYLCYKNGGGVFLIPYLLIVFVGGIPVFFLEVALGQFMKQGGIAAWNIAPLFKGLGLASMVIVFFCNSYYIMILVWGLFYLVHSLTDTLPWATCGHSWNTEQCTELFHLGLCLNGTANASASTGSFNVSCTDLANKRSPVIEFWENKVLRLSGDLSEPGEMNWQMILCLVTTWVIVYFCIWKGVKSTGKIVYFTALFPYVVLILLLVHGVTLPGALGGIVYYLKPDWSKLAEAQVWIDAGTQIFFSYAIGLGALTALGSYNRFHNNCYRDAYILAVINSSTSFFAGFVVFSVLGFMASEQGVDISKVAESGPGLAFIAYPKAVTLMPLSPLWATLFFFMLLVLGLDSQFVGVEGFITGILDLFPQPGAGSLRRELTAAICCVVCCLIDLSMVTQGGMYVFQLFDNYSASGITLLWQAFWECVVIAWVYGADRFMDDVARMIGYRPLPLMKWCWAVVTPLVCVGIFVFHVVNYKPLTYNKTYVYPWWGDAIGWVLALSSMLCIPCTVIYKLLRCKGSLRERWQLLTTPIWGHHHLEYLTPEAEAKLLAPEPPKEKATLFETVI
- the SLC6A8 gene encoding sodium- and chloride-dependent creatine transporter 1 isoform X2, with product MPPVPADTAAPQPPAAPRRDAAAATAAEGSEPPAAGEERAVTAPLVGPPGAPKEAAPERETWTRQMDFIMSCVGFAVGLGNVWRFPYLCYKNGGGVFLIPYLLIVFVGGIPVFFLEVALGQFMKQGGIAAWNIAPLFKGLGLASMVIVFFCNSYYIMILVWGLFYLVHSLTDTLPWATCGHSWNTEQCTELFHLGLCLNGTANASASTGSFNVSCTDLANKRSPVIEFWENKVLRLSGDLSEPGEMNWQMILCLVTTWVIVYFCIWKGVKSTGKIVYFTALFPYVVLILLLVHGVTLPGALGGIVYYLKPDWSKLAEAQVWIDAGTQIFFSYAIGLGALTALGSYNRFHNNCYRDAYILAVINSSTSFFAGFVVFSVLGFMASEQGVDISKVAESGPGLAFIAYPKAVTLMPLSPLWATLFFFMLLVLGLDSQFVGVEGFITGILDLFPQPGAGSLRRELTAAICCVVCCLIDLSMVTQGGMYVFQLFDNYSASGITLLWQAFWECVVIAWVYGADRFMDDVARMIGYRPLPLMKWCWAVVTPLVCVGIFVFHVVNYKPLTYNKTYVYPWWGDAIGWVLALSSMLCIPCTVIYKLLRCKGSLRERWQLLTTPIWGHHHLEYLTPEAEAKLLAPEPPKEKATLFETVI
- the SLC6A8 gene encoding sodium- and chloride-dependent creatine transporter 1 isoform X3 gives rise to the protein MDFIMSCVGFAVGLGNVWRFPYLCYKNGGGVFLIPYLLIVFVGGIPVFFLEVALGQFMKQGGIAAWNIAPLFKGLGLASMVIVFFCNSYYIMILVWGLFYLVHSLTDTLPWATCGHSWNTEQCTELFHLGLCLNGTANASASTGSFNVSCTDLANKRSPVIEFWENKVLRLSGDLSEPGEMNWQMILCLVTTWVIVYFCIWKGVKSTGKIVYFTALFPYVVLILLLVHGVTLPGALGGIVYYLKPDWSKLAEAQVWIDAGTQIFFSYAIGLGALTALGSYNRFHNNCYSSTSFFAGFVVFSVLGFMASEQGVDISKVAESGPGLAFIAYPKAVTLMPLSPLWATLFFFMLLVLGLDSQFVGVEGFITGILDLFPQPGAGSLRRELTAAICCVVCCLIDLSMVTQGGMYVFQLFDNYSASGITLLWQAFWECVVIAWVYGADRFMDDVARMIGYRPLPLMKWCWAVVTPLVCVGIFVFHVVNYKPLTYNKTYVYPWWGDAIGWVLALSSMLCIPCTVIYKLLRCKGSLRERWQLLTTPIWGHHHLEYLTPEAEAKLLAPEPPKEKATLFETVI